A genome region from Balneolaceae bacterium includes the following:
- a CDS encoding DUF2339 domain-containing protein gives MGTSDKSRGMERRMEELESRVRELEQQLEDGGAASRREPRGQSTSRAKTTWTEGLGEALSRFTGEQWLNRIGLGLLLLGLAFLFKYSIDQGWLVPPVRSAIGTAAGGLLLVTGLRMNDDSTLSQLLMGGGIAALYITGFATYQFYDFIPGVWLWVFMMGVTALALMLSLRQDVVVLSLAGMIGGFGTPFMLYSPEGSLAGLVLYGVMLLAASSVIYWYKQWRTMYWIPAAGMASLLVMGFADTGVLMSGGETDPRLWLQAGALAALGSHWLLPLYGSVSGTVRHGHYEDSALVRFYTLAYAVVVPLLVYFYSTVLWEAGEVQMGYMALAASAAVALLYYELRKRGHRYPAIFHSMTGLLLLAFAALALLDAPWSLLALAAEAVLLWHLGARLEDRAMKIGGHLLFFVAMLWTAAGLTAQVSGTVPFVGPDALARAGVVLGAGLLAPPAMSRVSQRNLYRLAAHLLALGWLYHECNALADGQAWASLAWGAYAAVLLIGGFAGGRSWLRLGGMSAVLLLVAKMLLLDLAQLPAVWRILLFMGTGSVFLLIGYFWQTRWRADT, from the coding sequence ATGGGCACATCGGATAAGAGCCGTGGGATGGAGCGCAGGATGGAGGAACTGGAGTCTCGCGTGCGCGAATTGGAGCAGCAATTGGAGGATGGAGGAGCCGCCTCCCGACGTGAACCGCGCGGACAGTCAACCTCGCGCGCGAAGACGACGTGGACCGAAGGCTTGGGCGAGGCCCTTTCGCGTTTCACCGGAGAGCAGTGGCTCAACCGCATCGGACTTGGACTCCTCCTGCTGGGGCTGGCCTTTCTTTTCAAGTATTCCATCGACCAGGGCTGGCTGGTGCCGCCGGTGCGTTCGGCCATCGGGACCGCGGCGGGGGGACTGCTGCTGGTCACCGGCCTGCGCATGAACGACGACTCCACCCTCAGCCAGTTGCTGATGGGAGGGGGTATCGCCGCACTCTACATCACCGGCTTCGCCACCTACCAGTTCTACGATTTCATTCCCGGCGTCTGGCTCTGGGTTTTCATGATGGGCGTCACCGCCCTGGCCCTGATGCTGTCGCTCAGGCAGGACGTGGTGGTGCTCTCGCTGGCCGGTATGATAGGGGGATTCGGTACGCCCTTCATGCTCTATTCGCCGGAGGGGAGCCTGGCAGGACTGGTACTCTACGGGGTCATGCTGCTGGCCGCCTCCTCTGTCATCTACTGGTACAAGCAGTGGCGGACCATGTACTGGATACCGGCGGCCGGCATGGCCTCCCTGCTCGTGATGGGCTTTGCCGATACCGGCGTGCTTATGTCTGGCGGGGAGACGGACCCGCGCCTGTGGCTGCAGGCGGGTGCCCTGGCGGCGCTGGGCAGCCACTGGCTTCTTCCCCTCTACGGCAGCGTGAGCGGGACGGTCCGGCACGGGCATTACGAGGACTCCGCGCTGGTCCGCTTCTACACCCTGGCCTATGCGGTGGTGGTTCCGCTGCTGGTCTACTTCTATTCGACGGTTCTGTGGGAGGCGGGCGAGGTACAGATGGGCTATATGGCCCTGGCTGCATCGGCCGCCGTCGCACTGCTGTATTATGAGCTGCGTAAGCGGGGACACCGCTATCCGGCCATCTTCCACAGCATGACGGGACTGCTGTTGCTGGCCTTTGCCGCCCTGGCCCTGCTGGATGCGCCGTGGAGCTTACTCGCCCTGGCGGCCGAGGCCGTGCTGCTCTGGCACCTGGGTGCGCGACTGGAAGACCGTGCGATGAAGATCGGCGGACATCTGCTTTTCTTTGTGGCGATGCTCTGGACGGCCGCGGGTCTCACCGCGCAGGTGTCCGGCACCGTTCCCTTCGTGGGACCGGATGCGCTGGCGCGAGCGGGCGTGGTGCTGGGCGCCGGTCTTCTTGCTCCGCCGGCCATGTCCCGGGTCTCACAGCGCAATCTGTACCGGCTGGCCGCCCACCTGCTGGCCCTGGGCTGGCTCTACCACGAATGCAACGCACTGGCCGATGGACAAGCCTGGGCCTCTCTGGCCTGGGGCGCCTACGCCGCCGTGCTGTTGATAGGCGGTTTTGCCGGCGGACGAAGCTGGCTGAGGCTGGGAGGCATGTCCGCCGTCCTGCTGCTGGTGGCCAAGATGCTGCTGCTGGACCTGGCGCAGCTGCCGGCCGTCTGGCGCATTCTGCTATTCATGGGCACCGGGTCGGTCTTTCTGCTTATCGGTTATTTCTGGCAGACCCGCTGGCGCGCGGATACCTGA
- a CDS encoding IscS subfamily cysteine desulfurase, with the protein MEKMIYLDYAATTPMSEGALQAYRKVAKRYYGNPSSIHDPGSTAARVVEKAREALAGMLGVPDRARGVFFTGSGSEANELALRSLLKGTPDRRHVVASPIEHSCVRNTLRLLEEEGCAVDYLPVDRRGYVDPEDLRGMLQPETGLVTVHHAHPELGVVQPLEELGEAAREAGVPLHSDAVQSFGKIPVEAARMGLSAVSVSAHKLYGPKGLGAVWMDPSVNWKGVMPGATQQNGFRQGTLDAPAVAAFLAALREAEEERDERDRRLRALHERMLKGLRALPFEVSLEGEPEEGLPGLVGLRVPGMEGQYLMLECNRKGVAISTGSACTVGTGKPPHTMTRLGYEAQEAREFIRLSFGKETGEGQLDRALEVLAGVVRAHYEMTGA; encoded by the coding sequence ATGGAAAAGATGATCTACCTCGACTACGCCGCCACGACCCCCATGTCCGAGGGCGCCCTGCAGGCCTACCGCAAAGTGGCCAAACGTTACTACGGCAATCCCTCCAGCATCCACGACCCGGGCTCCACGGCTGCCCGGGTGGTTGAGAAAGCGCGGGAGGCCCTGGCCGGCATGCTCGGGGTGCCCGACCGGGCACGGGGCGTTTTCTTTACGGGCAGCGGGAGCGAGGCCAACGAGCTTGCCCTGCGCTCCCTGCTGAAAGGCACGCCCGATCGCCGGCACGTGGTCGCCTCCCCCATTGAGCATTCCTGTGTGCGCAACACCCTGCGTCTGTTGGAGGAGGAGGGCTGCGCGGTCGACTACCTGCCGGTGGACCGCAGGGGCTATGTGGACCCCGAGGACCTGCGGGGGATGTTGCAGCCGGAGACCGGCCTGGTGACCGTGCACCACGCCCACCCCGAACTGGGGGTGGTGCAGCCCCTGGAGGAGCTGGGCGAGGCGGCGCGGGAGGCCGGCGTGCCCCTGCACTCCGACGCGGTGCAGTCATTCGGGAAGATTCCGGTGGAGGCGGCACGCATGGGACTGTCGGCCGTATCGGTTTCGGCGCATAAGCTTTACGGTCCCAAAGGACTGGGGGCGGTGTGGATGGATCCCTCGGTAAACTGGAAAGGCGTGATGCCTGGAGCCACACAGCAGAACGGATTTCGGCAGGGCACCCTCGACGCGCCGGCCGTCGCGGCTTTCCTGGCGGCCCTCCGGGAAGCCGAAGAGGAGCGCGATGAACGTGACCGCCGCCTGCGCGCGCTCCATGAGCGAATGCTGAAGGGGCTGCGGGCGCTGCCCTTCGAGGTGAGCCTGGAAGGGGAGCCGGAAGAGGGGCTCCCGGGACTGGTGGGGCTGCGGGTGCCGGGCATGGAGGGACAGTACCTGATGCTGGAGTGCAACCGCAAGGGCGTGGCCATCTCCACCGGAAGCGCCTGTACGGTGGGTACCGGCAAGCCTCCCCACACGATGACCCGCCTCGGATACGAGGCACAAGAAGCGCGGGAGTTTATCCGTTTGTCCTTTGGAAAGGAAACCGGCGAGGGGCAGCTCGACCGCGCCCTGGAGGTGCTCGCCGGAGTGGTGCGCGCCCACTACGAAATGACGGGCGCCTGA
- the fahA gene encoding fumarylacetoacetase — MHATNDPELESFVDVDPQSHFSIQNLPYGVARPKSGETEPPGEPFICTAIGDFVVNLAELEAAGHFDGPELEGTKVFHSSTLNRFMSLGRPAWREARVTLSKLLSAGEPVLRDNEGLRKRVLIPRREVEMELPVNIGDYTDFYSSEQHAFNVGTMFRGPENALKPNWKHLPVGYHGRASSVVVSGTGLHRPNGQTIPPDSEQPVFGPSKLADFELEVGFLTGGGNLLGEPIPVERAREHIFGLVLVNDWSARDIQKWEYVPLGPFLAKNWATSISPWIVTLDALEPFRIEGPAQDPEPLPYLKGADKSHFDLSLEIWLQGEEMEEPHRISQSNNKYLYWSIDQQLAHQTVTGCNVRPGDLYASGTISGPSEDAYGSMLELSWKGERPLKFPNGEERTFLEDGDTVTMTGWGEGAGYRVGFGEVTGTVLPAKDLGH; from the coding sequence ATGCACGCTACCAACGATCCCGAGCTTGAATCCTTTGTCGACGTCGATCCCCAGTCACACTTTTCCATTCAGAACCTGCCCTACGGGGTGGCCCGGCCGAAATCGGGCGAGACCGAACCGCCCGGGGAACCCTTTATCTGCACGGCCATTGGTGACTTCGTGGTCAACCTGGCGGAGCTGGAAGCCGCCGGCCACTTCGACGGACCCGAGCTGGAGGGCACGAAGGTTTTTCACAGCTCCACCCTCAACAGGTTCATGAGCCTGGGACGCCCGGCCTGGCGGGAGGCGCGCGTCACCCTCAGCAAGCTGCTGAGCGCCGGCGAGCCGGTCCTGCGCGACAACGAGGGTCTGCGCAAACGGGTGCTTATTCCGCGCCGGGAGGTGGAGATGGAGCTGCCGGTGAACATAGGTGACTATACCGATTTCTACTCCTCCGAGCAGCACGCCTTCAACGTGGGCACCATGTTCCGGGGACCCGAAAACGCCCTCAAGCCCAACTGGAAGCACCTGCCCGTGGGCTATCATGGACGCGCCAGCTCGGTGGTGGTCAGCGGCACCGGGCTGCACCGTCCCAACGGGCAGACCATCCCGCCCGACAGCGAGCAGCCCGTCTTTGGTCCCAGCAAGCTGGCCGACTTCGAGCTGGAGGTGGGCTTTCTTACCGGAGGGGGCAACCTGCTGGGCGAACCCATCCCGGTGGAGCGGGCCCGCGAGCATATCTTCGGCCTCGTGCTGGTCAACGACTGGAGCGCCCGCGACATCCAAAAATGGGAATACGTACCGCTGGGACCGTTCCTGGCCAAGAACTGGGCCACCAGCATCTCACCCTGGATAGTGACGCTGGACGCCCTGGAGCCCTTCCGCATCGAGGGACCCGCCCAGGATCCGGAGCCGCTGCCCTACCTCAAGGGCGCCGATAAAAGCCACTTTGACCTCTCCCTGGAAATCTGGCTGCAGGGAGAGGAGATGGAGGAGCCGCACCGGATTTCCCAATCAAACAACAAGTACCTCTACTGGAGCATCGACCAGCAACTGGCCCACCAGACCGTCACCGGCTGCAACGTGCGCCCCGGCGATCTCTACGCCTCGGGTACCATCAGCGGACCATCGGAGGACGCCTACGGGAGCATGCTGGAGCTGAGCTGGAAGGGTGAACGCCCCCTGAAATTTCCCAACGGGGAGGAGCGCACCTTCCTGGAAGACGGCGATACGGTCACCATGACCGGCTGGGGAGAGGGCGCCGGTTACCGCGTGGGCTTCGGCGAGGTGACCGGCACCGTCCTGCCAGCCAAAGACCTGGGACACTGA
- a CDS encoding thioredoxin domain-containing protein, giving the protein MKTTQCVRKGLLTGLMAIFLGLMLAPASVQAQEEDESEAPVVMTEYSDYQCPACAYFHPIVQKLKEEFGEQLHINYKYFPLNSHQYAALSARAAQAARNQDKFMEMHNKLFEGQQRWSSSPNPQPIFMSYAREIGLDMAQFRNDLNAAETQRIVMEEKREGQNMGVNATPTFIINGTMLETPPSTFEEFRKVIQGYLDEVQSQ; this is encoded by the coding sequence ATGAAGACTACTCAATGCGTTAGAAAAGGGTTGCTCACCGGCCTGATGGCCATCTTTCTCGGGCTGATGCTCGCGCCTGCGTCGGTCCAGGCCCAGGAGGAAGACGAGTCGGAGGCTCCGGTGGTCATGACCGAATACAGCGACTACCAGTGTCCGGCCTGCGCCTACTTCCATCCCATTGTCCAGAAACTCAAGGAGGAGTTCGGCGAGCAGCTGCACATCAACTACAAGTACTTCCCCCTGAACAGCCACCAGTATGCGGCCCTGTCGGCCCGCGCCGCCCAGGCGGCCCGCAACCAGGACAAGTTCATGGAGATGCACAACAAGCTCTTCGAGGGACAGCAGCGCTGGTCCTCCTCCCCCAATCCCCAGCCCATATTTATGAGCTACGCCCGTGAGATCGGGCTGGACATGGCACAGTTCCGCAACGACCTGAACGCCGCCGAGACGCAGCGCATCGTCATGGAGGAGAAACGCGAGGGACAGAACATGGGCGTGAACGCCACTCCCACCTTCATCATCAACGGCACCATGCTGGAGACGCCCCCCTCCACCTTCGAGGAATTCCGCAAGGTGATCCAGGGCTACCTCGACGAGGTGCAGTCGCAATGA
- a CDS encoding YhdH/YhfP family quinone oxidoreductase: protein MSKQEASFHALVVREQNDGTFTRSVEERSLGDLPDHDVLVRVHYSGLNYKDGLSASGDKGVTQVFPNTPGVDAAGVVEASRDERFSEGDRVIVTSYDLGQNTPGGFGQYIRVPGDWIVPLPEGLTLKESMIYGSAGFTAAYGVHKIRHNGTLPEDGPVLVTGATGGVGSFAVALLSLEGYRVTAVTGKSGQGGFLEMLGAEEVAGRELVQDTSGKPLLSSTWAGVVDTVGGEMLDTAIRQARHNATVTCCGNILGGDLNTSIYPFILRGVSLLGIDSGICLMPMRRTLWNLMSDKWKLPQLEEMYREVGLDGLNVQIDRILEGGQVGKVLLNLKDG, encoded by the coding sequence ATGAGCAAGCAAGAGGCATCCTTCCACGCCCTGGTGGTCCGTGAACAAAACGACGGCACCTTCACGCGCTCAGTCGAGGAGCGCAGCCTGGGCGACCTCCCCGACCACGACGTGCTGGTCCGCGTGCATTACTCGGGCCTGAATTACAAAGACGGCCTCTCCGCCTCCGGCGACAAGGGGGTCACGCAGGTCTTTCCCAATACGCCTGGCGTGGACGCCGCGGGGGTGGTGGAGGCGAGCCGCGACGAGCGGTTTTCGGAGGGCGACAGGGTGATCGTGACCAGCTACGACCTGGGGCAGAATACACCGGGCGGCTTCGGTCAGTACATCCGTGTGCCCGGCGACTGGATCGTACCGCTGCCTGAGGGACTCACCCTCAAGGAGAGTATGATCTACGGTTCGGCGGGATTCACCGCCGCCTACGGGGTGCACAAGATCAGGCACAACGGCACGCTTCCCGAGGACGGACCCGTGCTGGTTACCGGCGCTACCGGGGGTGTGGGCAGCTTTGCCGTAGCCTTGCTTTCCCTGGAGGGCTACCGCGTCACCGCCGTCACCGGCAAGAGCGGCCAGGGCGGGTTTCTAGAGATGCTTGGCGCAGAAGAGGTAGCCGGGCGCGAACTTGTTCAAGACACTTCCGGCAAGCCGCTGCTGTCCAGTACCTGGGCGGGAGTGGTGGATACCGTCGGGGGAGAAATGCTCGATACAGCCATCCGCCAGGCCCGGCACAACGCCACCGTAACCTGCTGCGGGAATATACTGGGAGGCGACCTCAACACCAGCATCTATCCCTTTATTCTGCGAGGAGTGAGCCTGTTGGGCATCGATTCGGGCATCTGTCTGATGCCCATGCGCAGGACCCTCTGGAACCTGATGTCGGATAAGTGGAAGCTGCCGCAGCTGGAGGAAATGTACCGCGAGGTAGGCCTGGACGGGCTGAATGTGCAGATCGACCGCATCCTGGAAGGCGGTCAGGTGGGAAAAGTGCTGCTCAACCTGAAGGACGGCTAG
- a CDS encoding gamma carbonic anhydrase family protein, whose protein sequence is MIYQFLNREPGYDESVFVAPSADLIGDVTLGSESSVWFNVTIRGDVNWIEVGSRSNVQDNTCIHVMNQTGPTRIGDEVTVGHSAMIHGCTIRDRVLIGIHATVLDEAVIDSDVIVAAGSLVPPGKHLESGYLYMGSPVRRERELTDKELASIGRHASNYVKYSRAYMQKDTYEENPFYKPRD, encoded by the coding sequence ATGATCTACCAGTTTTTGAACCGCGAACCGGGCTACGACGAGAGCGTCTTCGTCGCCCCCAGCGCGGACCTCATTGGCGACGTGACGCTGGGATCCGAAAGCAGCGTCTGGTTCAACGTGACCATCCGCGGCGACGTCAACTGGATTGAGGTCGGGAGCCGGTCCAACGTGCAGGACAACACCTGCATCCACGTGATGAACCAGACCGGTCCCACCCGCATAGGCGACGAGGTGACCGTCGGGCACAGCGCCATGATCCATGGCTGCACCATCCGCGACCGCGTGCTCATCGGCATTCATGCCACCGTACTTGACGAGGCCGTCATCGACTCCGACGTGATCGTGGCTGCGGGCAGCCTGGTACCTCCGGGCAAGCACCTGGAGTCCGGCTACCTCTACATGGGCAGCCCGGTGCGGCGCGAGCGCGAACTGACCGACAAGGAGCTCGCCTCCATCGGCAGACACGCCTCCAACTACGTGAAATACAGCCGCGCCTACATGCAGAAGGACACCTACGAGGAGAATCCCTTCTACAAGCCGCGCGACTGA
- the nadC gene encoding carboxylating nicotinate-nucleotide diphosphorylase, translating into MNRISLIQLIDRALEEDLGFGDASSNGVFPPSHRSAVRFTARDAGTAAGIPLIGEVYGRMDKDIRIETAAADGDRLEEGGLIARAEGPTATLLQGERVILNFLQHLCGVATATRRAVDVLDDPSIRVCDTRKTLPGLRMLQKYAVRCGGGFNHRYRLDGGVMIKDNHIAACGSIAEAVRRARGRVGPMTPVEVETESREQVLEAVEAKADIIMFDNRSPEEVRAWIPLVPEHIATEVSGGITPESIGRYRGCGADYISLGCLTHSVKALDIHLNLLDSNT; encoded by the coding sequence ATGAACCGCATTTCCCTCATTCAACTTATTGACCGCGCCCTGGAGGAGGATCTCGGTTTCGGTGACGCCAGCAGCAACGGCGTATTTCCCCCATCCCACCGCTCAGCCGTACGCTTTACGGCCCGCGATGCGGGTACGGCCGCCGGCATTCCCCTCATAGGCGAAGTCTACGGCCGCATGGACAAAGACATCCGCATCGAGACGGCGGCGGCCGACGGCGACCGTCTGGAGGAGGGCGGGCTCATCGCCCGGGCCGAGGGACCCACCGCAACCCTGCTGCAGGGCGAGCGGGTGATTCTGAATTTCCTGCAGCATCTGTGCGGGGTAGCCACCGCCACCCGCCGCGCCGTGGACGTGCTGGACGATCCCTCCATACGGGTGTGCGACACGCGGAAAACCCTTCCCGGCCTGCGCATGCTGCAGAAGTACGCGGTGCGCTGCGGCGGGGGTTTCAACCACCGCTACCGCCTGGATGGCGGCGTGATGATCAAGGACAACCATATTGCGGCCTGCGGAAGCATCGCCGAGGCGGTGCGCCGCGCCCGAGGGCGGGTGGGTCCCATGACCCCCGTCGAGGTGGAGACGGAGTCCCGCGAGCAGGTGCTTGAGGCGGTTGAGGCGAAGGCCGACATTATCATGTTTGACAACCGCTCCCCGGAGGAGGTGCGCGCGTGGATACCGCTGGTACCCGAACACATCGCCACCGAGGTATCCGGTGGCATCACCCCGGAGTCCATCGGCCGCTACCGCGGCTGCGGGGCCGATTACATCTCACTCGGCTGTCTCACCCATTCAGTGAAGGCCCTGGACATCCACCTTAACCTCTTGGATTCCAATACCTGA
- the nadA gene encoding quinolinate synthase NadA produces MDAALDFLEQDAEVALPDRYREMDEEELGGRVHEIKKAFGERLFIPGHHYQKEEVIRYADARGDSLKLAQISAGNKEAEFIVFCGVHFMAETADMLTGESQKVILPDLRAGCSMADMATIDQTEKGWRILQETYGDTILPLTYVNSTAAIKAFVGSRGGATTTSSNCADIIEWALGKKERILFLPDQHLGRNTAWELGIPLEEMAVWDPIEERLSCEGDPQKARVILWKGHCSVHEKFSVKHIENLRERHDDVNILVHPECTWEVVQASDYAGSTSFIIETIEEAESGSRWAIGTEMNLVNRIIQEHPDKEIVSLNPFMCPCLTMNRIDLPHLLWSLEKLEQGEVVNRITVDPETTEQALLALNRMLELS; encoded by the coding sequence ATGGACGCGGCGCTCGATTTTCTGGAACAGGATGCCGAAGTCGCCCTTCCCGACCGCTACCGCGAAATGGACGAGGAGGAACTGGGCGGACGCGTACACGAGATCAAGAAGGCCTTCGGAGAGCGGCTTTTCATCCCCGGCCACCACTACCAGAAGGAGGAGGTGATCCGCTACGCCGACGCCCGGGGCGACTCCCTGAAACTGGCACAGATCTCCGCCGGCAACAAAGAGGCGGAGTTCATCGTCTTCTGCGGGGTGCACTTCATGGCGGAGACGGCGGACATGCTGACAGGCGAGAGCCAGAAGGTAATCCTGCCGGACCTGCGCGCCGGCTGCTCCATGGCCGACATGGCCACCATCGACCAGACCGAAAAGGGCTGGAGGATCCTGCAGGAGACCTACGGCGACACCATCCTACCGCTCACCTACGTCAATTCCACGGCGGCCATCAAGGCCTTCGTGGGCAGCCGCGGCGGCGCCACAACCACCTCCTCCAACTGCGCGGATATCATCGAATGGGCCTTGGGCAAGAAGGAGCGCATCCTCTTCCTGCCCGATCAGCACCTGGGACGCAACACCGCCTGGGAGCTGGGCATCCCGCTGGAGGAGATGGCCGTATGGGATCCCATCGAGGAGCGCCTGTCCTGCGAGGGCGACCCGCAGAAAGCGCGGGTGATCCTCTGGAAGGGGCACTGCTCGGTACACGAGAAGTTCAGCGTCAAGCACATCGAAAACCTGCGGGAGCGTCACGACGACGTCAACATCCTGGTGCATCCCGAGTGCACCTGGGAGGTGGTACAGGCCTCCGACTACGCCGGCTCCACCAGCTTCATCATCGAGACCATCGAGGAAGCTGAGTCCGGCTCGCGCTGGGCCATCGGCACCGAAATGAACCTGGTGAACCGCATTATACAGGAGCACCCCGACAAGGAGATCGTCTCCCTCAACCCCTTCATGTGTCCCTGCCTGACCATGAACCGCATCGACCTCCCCCACCTGCTCTGGTCCCTCGAAAAGCTGGAGCAGGGCGAGGTGGTGAACCGCATAACGGTGGACCCGGAGACGACCGAACAGGCGCTGCTGGCGCTGAACCGCATGCTGGAGCTCTCCTGA
- a CDS encoding response regulator, translating into MKNASEKKVLIVEDDMLLSMVEERLVKKLGYEVVAKATNGEDAIRHMHEQSPDVILMDIVLKGELDGIETMEQIRTQSDVPVIYLSGNSDRFNYERAKKTGFSDYLVKPITLHDLRVPFEKALSTEIYGAENGTESIQLGKTA; encoded by the coding sequence ATGAAGAACGCAAGCGAAAAGAAGGTACTTATTGTCGAAGACGACATGCTGTTGTCCATGGTTGAGGAACGTCTGGTCAAGAAACTGGGCTACGAGGTTGTGGCCAAGGCAACCAACGGCGAGGACGCCATCCGTCATATGCATGAGCAAAGCCCCGACGTCATACTCATGGACATTGTGCTGAAGGGTGAACTCGACGGCATCGAGACCATGGAGCAGATCCGCACGCAGTCCGATGTGCCTGTCATCTACCTTTCGGGGAACTCCGACCGCTTCAACTACGAGCGGGCCAAGAAGACCGGCTTTTCCGACTACCTGGTCAAGCCCATCACCCTGCACGATCTCCGCGTACCTTTTGAGAAGGCGCTCAGCACCGAAATCTACGGCGCCGAGAACGGTACCGAGAGCATACAGCTTGGCAAAACCGCCTAG
- the hemW gene encoding radical SAM family heme chaperone HemW: MSGIYLHIPFCKQACSYCDFYFVTRKGAREDYVEALLREIRSYRGTPFAEPPVRTLYLGGGTPSLMRPEWLARVFGALRETFELRLEECTMELNPDDVTRPYLRALRDLGVTRASMGVQSFQPALLEFMNRAHSRDEALEALEALRDTGFGSFTVDLIYGNPGQTLRELAADLDLLLDFEPPHVSAYALTVEPGTRLGKAVDLGRVAEPENETVAEHYERVRERLEKAGLHQYEVSNYSRPGREAVHNSRYWEHANYLGMGPAAHSFWWDGDGARRWEWEANLGSYLERRFTGEPDPQLTESLSPLQLAEERIMMGLRTRVGVSREELADRYGYTLSEKQEELLEERRGRGLVAGHTPELRLTAEGRRLADAVILDLITAH; the protein is encoded by the coding sequence ATGAGCGGCATCTACCTGCATATTCCCTTCTGCAAACAGGCCTGCTCCTACTGCGACTTCTATTTTGTCACGCGCAAGGGGGCGCGCGAAGACTACGTGGAGGCGCTGCTGCGGGAGATACGCTCCTACCGCGGCACCCCCTTCGCCGAACCGCCCGTACGCACCCTCTACCTGGGGGGCGGCACCCCCTCGCTGATGCGTCCCGAGTGGCTGGCGCGCGTCTTCGGGGCCCTTCGGGAGACCTTCGAGCTGCGCCTGGAGGAGTGCACCATGGAGCTCAACCCCGACGACGTCACCCGACCCTACCTCCGCGCGCTCCGCGACCTGGGCGTCACCCGCGCCAGCATGGGGGTGCAGTCCTTCCAGCCCGCTCTGCTCGAATTTATGAACCGCGCCCACAGCCGCGACGAGGCCCTGGAGGCCCTGGAGGCCCTGCGCGACACCGGCTTCGGATCGTTTACGGTGGACCTCATCTACGGGAATCCGGGGCAGACCCTCAGGGAGCTGGCGGCGGACCTCGACCTGCTGCTGGACTTTGAACCCCCGCACGTTTCGGCCTACGCCCTCACGGTGGAGCCCGGCACGCGCCTGGGCAAGGCGGTGGATCTGGGGAGGGTGGCCGAGCCTGAAAACGAGACGGTGGCCGAACACTACGAACGGGTGCGCGAACGCCTGGAAAAGGCGGGCCTGCACCAGTACGAGGTGAGCAACTACAGTCGCCCGGGCCGTGAGGCCGTGCACAACAGCCGCTACTGGGAGCACGCCAACTACCTGGGCATGGGACCGGCCGCCCATTCCTTCTGGTGGGACGGGGACGGGGCGCGCCGCTGGGAGTGGGAGGCCAATCTGGGCAGCTACCTGGAGCGCCGATTTACCGGCGAGCCCGACCCGCAGCTCACCGAGTCGCTTTCGCCCCTGCAGCTGGCCGAGGAGCGCATTATGATGGGCCTGCGAACCCGCGTGGGAGTTTCCCGTGAGGAGCTGGCCGACCGCTACGGCTATACCCTCTCGGAGAAGCAGGAGGAGCTGCTCGAGGAGCGCAGGGGACGGGGACTGGTGGCCGGACACACCCCTGAGCTCCGGCTGACGGCCGAGGGACGCCGCCTGGCCGACGCTGTGATCCTTGACCTGATTACCGCGCACTGA